TTAAGGCCCGTCGACGGATGTTCCAAAAGACGGGCTAAGGGACCATGGTTGGTTAACAGCAGCAACCCTTCGGAATTCAAGTCCAGACGCCCAACAGAGAGAATATGAGGGCCTAAAGATTTCAGTTGATCAAAAACCGTGGGCCGTCCTTGGGGATCCCGGTGGGTCGTAATCAAGCCGCATGGTTTGTGATAAAGCCAGAGTCGAATCACCGGCTTTGATCGTAAGGGTTTTTGATCAATGAGAATTATATCTGTTTCAGAAACGAGGGTGGCGGGCGTTTCAACACGCACCCCGTTCACATGAACGCGTCCCTCAACAATCCATCGTTCTGCTTCACGCCTTGAACAAACGCCCCGCTGGGCAATAACTTTGGCTAGGCGATGACGGTGTGGGTCGCTCATGCCCCGTGTATACCCTGTGTCGCCTTTAAAAAGGCTTTAAAAATTTGAGGGTCTTGAGGGCTGACATGATATTCAGGATGCCACTGAACCCCTAAACAAAAAGGATGATCCACAACTTCGATGGCCTCAATAATACCATCCTCGGCCCAAGCCGTTGCGATAATTCCCTTTCCCAATTCTTTAATACATTGATGGTGGGAACTATTGACCGCTGTTTCTGTGACTTGGAGAATATTAAACAGTGTTGAGTCCGGTGCGATTTTTATTGTATGGGACGGCTCATGACGCTGGGCCCCCTTTGGATGGGCCGTATTGCTCTCATGAACGAGGGAATTGGCGATATCGTCTTCAATATGCTGATTGAGGCTTCCCCCCAACGCCACATTCATAAGTTGATGGCCACCACAAATCCCGAGGATTGGGATTTTTTTGGCAAAGACCTTTTCAAAGAGAGCCATCTCCGAGTTCGTGCGGTGGGCGTTGATTTTAACCTTGGGATGACACATGGACACACCGTACCGGGCCGGATCAATGTCAAAATCCCCGCCCGTAAAAATAATCCCGTGAAGGTGATCGACCGCTTCTAAAGTCGCGGGCGTCGGCGCTAACAAGAGGGGAATGCCTCCCGCTTCTTCTACGGCACAGACATAACGATGGGAAAGGGCAAACCAGGGATACGCGGAATAATCGCCACTTTGGCGATAATCGAGAGTGATGCCGATCAAAGGCTTCTGAATTTTCGTCGTCATAATCGTTTTCTTACGCTATGCAAGGCTTGATTGCAATGGGTCATTGCGTTAAAATTGATTAAAGTTTAGGAAAAAATGTTGCGATTACGACACACACGTTTTCAAAAAAACTAAAAATCCCCCCTCAAGATTGCTTTCACTCCTTAAAACGCGTTTCATGGGCACGTGGTAATAGATGTTTTGGACGTGTGCGTCTTATTAATGGATTTACCGAAAACAGATAAGGCACCGTCAAGATTTTTAGGAGAAAAAAGGATGAAAAAGTTTTTACTCGGTACAACAGCAGTGGCTTTGGGAATGGTGACATTAGCAAGCCCTGTTATGGCGGTAGCCCAAGAGAAATTTGGGGCAAATCGCAGAGATACAACCCCAAGTTTGACGTTCTCAGGGGAAGGTAACTTCCATATGATGTTCTTCAAGCAAAAACAAAGGGACATTGACCCAGCAGTTGGAGCTCTTCAGGCTCCTGGTAAAGGTCAAGGCACACACTTTGAATTTGCCGACACCCGCTTCAATATCGCTGTGGACGGCAAGACCCAAGGCTATGGGGAAATGGATTATGGAATGCTCATTGGTCTCAATGGGGATAAAAATGAAACTCAAACCATTGATGAAGCCCGCGTTCACTTAAAGGGCGAATGGGGAACCATGACAGCCGGTAATACCCGGGGTATTGAATACACCATGTCTGTTGGTCCTCTTCAAGATGTGATGGGCGGAACCGGCGGAACCGATGGTAACTATACCCACGTTGTAAACAGAACCACGGGCGTTGTTGTGAAGGCGCAACCTTTGGGTCGTTCCCTTGATTCTACAAAAATCAACTACTACACACCCAGAATCTATGGGTTTCAAGCTGGATTCAGCTTTACCCCAAACTCCCGTCATTTTGGTGAAAGGCGCTTATTTACCCTCACAAATACTCATGACGGCGCTAATGCGATTCCTTTCGACAAAAATCACATTGCGGCTGGGTTAAATTTTAAACATAAATTCAATTGTGGTATAGATCTCGCCGCTAGCGCTATCGGCCTCTGGGCAGGAAGCACTCAACAAAACCGTGGAAGACTCGCTCCAATTGGTAACAACTTTTTAGCACCGCAAGTTGTTGGAGCTTCAGGAACTGCAAACCGTCAAAAAACAAAAGCATACCTTTTGGGGTTCGTTTTGGGGTATGGCAATTTCGAAGGTGGCTTTGAATTCATCGATAACATGAAGAGCCAAGAGTTGATTGGTCTCAGTGATAACGATGCCGGTCGCATCTATAACTTTGGATTGGCCTATAACATCGGCCCAGATAAGATTTCTGCCTCTTATAGCCATACAACCCGTCGACTCGGTAAAAATGCTGCGGTACCAGCGTCTGTTAACCTCGGCCGTGCAAAAGCCAACGTCTTCTCCTTGGCTGCTGAACGTAAGCTCGCGCCTGGTTTGGTCTTCTTTGCTGAAGGTACATACTTCAAGTATGATACAAACAATCAAATGAATAACGCAAACTATGCTGGTGCCCGTGAATGGTGGGCTGTAAGCAGCTCTGGAAGTGCCAGCGAGCCTAACTTCGTTGACAACAACCGTGGCCATGTTGGTGTACTCGGTATGCGCGTAAAGTTCTAATCAATAACAATACTGATCATGAACTTGGGGGAGGCTTCGGCCTCCCCTTTTTTATTGTCTATAATGACATTCCTGCTTGGTCATCGCGAGACTCCTCTTGAGAGTCGTGGCGATCCACCTTATTTATTGTGATGGATCACATCGCTGCGCTCGTGATGACGATTGAGAGGGAGTTACTGCGAGACCTCTGGCCGCGGCAGTCCAACGTTTTACTTTTCCCCCTCACAAAAAATACAAAATTATAGCAGATGTTAAACGCTACCCCCTTGACCTTAAAGCGGAAAGGCTCCATACCTTGTTCATTCACTTCACGATAAAGAGGACAAGGATTATGGCTAAAGTTACGTATATTCTCGGATCATCCTTCATCGCCATCGCCCTTTTAGGCGGGTGTGCCAGTGACGCTATTAAAAACGACGAGGACATTCCCGGTCGCCGCGAGCAACGCTATAAAGACATAGGGAAGTTGTTCGGAGATGATACGTTTGCCATTGGTCCTAAAGCCCACGAAGAAGAGCCCACCAGTGGCATAGGCGTTAACAGCTATCTCTGGCGCGCGGCCCTTGATACCATCAGCTTTATGCCCTTGAAATCCGCCGATCCTTTTGGCGGAGTTATTTTAACGGAGTGGTATTCACCGCCCGCCACCCCCAATGAACGCTTCAAAATTGATATTCGCATTTTGGACCGCCAATTGAGAGCCGATGGCGTAAAAGTCTCCATCTTTAAACAAGATCTCCAAGGGAACCAATGGATCGATATGACGATCGATACGCAACGGGCAACGGATATTGAAGACGCTATCTTGACCCGGGCCCGTCAAATTAAGATGAATATGTAAGGATTGGTGATGGCCCTCGACGATCGGTATAATCCCAAGGAAAACGAGCAAAAATGGCAAACCGTATGGCACGATCAACAATCGTTTAAGGCCGACGACCACCCCACAAAGCCGAAGTATTATGTCTTGGAAATGTTCCCTTATCCTTCTGGGCGTATTCACATGGGCCATGCCCGCAATTACACGATTGGGGATGTCATTGCTCGGTTTAAAAAAGCCGAGGGCTTTCACGTCCTGCATCCCATGGGATGGGACGCCTTTGGATTGCCCGCTGAAAATGCAGCGATCCAAAACAAGCGTCCTCCCGCTGAATGGACCCATGAAAACATCGCCATTATGAAGCAACAACTCCAAGCCATGGGGCTTTCCTATGACTGGAGCCGGGAAATCTGTAGCTGTGATGCCAATTACTATGCCCATGAACAAAAGATCTTTTTAGATTTCTACACACATAATTTTGTGTACCGCAAAGAAAGCTTTGTGAACTGGGACCCTGTCGAGCACACTGTGTTGGCCAATGAACAAGTCATCGATGGGAAAGGATGGCGTTCCGGCGCCCCCATTGAAAAGCGCAAGCTTCAACAATGGTATCTGAAAATTACGGACTTTGCGGAAGACCTCTTAAAAGGCTTGGATACGCTCACACAGTGGCCTGAAAAAGTAATCACCATGCAGCGCAATTGGATCGGAAAGTCCTATGGGGCAACCGTTGAGTTTGTCATCGAGGGCCGCTCAGACGCGCTTAAGATTTTCACCACGCGCCCTGAAACACTTTTTGGCGCAAGCTTTTGTGCCCTGTCCCCCAACCATCCCTTAGCCGAAGAATTGTCCAAGACCAATCAAGCCCTCGCAGACTTTATTATAGACTGCAATAGGGCGGGAACCAGTTTAGAAGCCATCGAAAAGATGGAAAAGCGCGGTCTTGATACGGGCCTTAAGGTCGTCCATCCCTTTGATCCAACGTGGACATTGCCCCTTTATGTGGCCAACTTTGTGCTGATGGAGTATGGAACCGGAGCGGTATTTGCCTGTCCTGCCCACGATGCGCGCGATTTTGAGTTTGCGAAGAAATACAATCTGCCTATCAAGGCGATTCTCCATCCCAAAGATGCTGATGAAACCTTCGCGGTACAGGATCAAGCCTATGAAGGGGACGGGATTCTCTTTCATTCGGATTTTATGAATGGGATTTCCAATGCTGACGCTCTGCCCCTTGCTATTCAAAAGCTGGAAGACCTTAAAAAAGGCGTGGCCACCCTCACCTATCGCTTAAGGGATTGGGGTGTTTCCCGCCAACGGTATTGGGGATGTCCCATCCCGATCATTCATTGCGGGGTATGTGGCGTCGTTCCTGTGCCAGAAAAAGATCTGCCCGTGCTTTTGCCAACGGATGTAACCTTTGATAAGCCAGGCAATCCCCTCGCCCACCATCCCACATGGAAAAATGTTTCCTGCCCGACGTGTGGTCAGGCGGCGCAACGGGAAACTGATACGCTGGATACTTTCTTTGAGTCCTCATGGTATTTCGCGCGCTTTTGTTCCCCCCAGGCCCCAACGCCCTTTGTTAAGGAAGTTGCCGATACATGGCTGCCCGTGGATCAATACATTGGCGGTATTGAACATGCTGTCCTCCACCTTCTCTATGCACGTTTTTTCACCCGCGCTTTAAAAGCGTGTGGGTATCTGAATATTGAAGAGCCTTTCCAACGCCTGCTTTCCCAAGGCATGGTCTGTCATATGACCTATCGGGCGCACAATGGCGATTGGTTATTGCCAGAAGAAGTCGGTTTTGATGATGCGGGGAAACCCTATCGTCTCAGCGATCACAGCCCTGTCCGTCCTGGACGCTCTGAAAAAATGAGTAAGTCCAAGAAAAACGTTGTTGATTCCCAAATCTTTATCGACGCTTTTGGCGCCGATACAGCACGTTTGTTTATGATCTCTGACAGTCCTCCAGAGAGGGATTTTGAATGGACCGATGCGGGAGCCCAAGGGGCGTGGAAATATTTGAATCGTCTTTGGCGTTATGGCGTGTCTATTCTTGACGACCTCAAGACAAAGGCCCCCATGCCCACAACCCTCAACGATACTGAACTGTCCTTGAGAAAAACCGTTCACCAAACCCTGAAAACAGCGACAAAGGATCTGCGCGTTTTTCACTTAAATCGTTATGTGGCTCGCTTGCGGGAGTTAAGCAATATTCTCTTTGACCTCAACCTTGAGAGTGTTCAAAAGCCCGTGTTAAAAGAAGCCTTTGAAAGTCTTCTCCAGCTTTTAAATCCCGTAGCGCCTCATATTACAGAAGAACTATGGCAACGGTTGGGTCATTCTGTGATGTTGACAGAAACAGCCTGGCCTGTTTTCGATGAAGCTCTGGCCCACGAGGATAGCTTTACGTTGGCTGTCCAAGTGAATGGTAAACTTCGAGCAACCCTCGAGATCACCGAAGATCACCCCCAAAGTGAGATTGAAGCGTTGGCTCTCGACGATCCCCGAGTCAAAGCTCAACTTGACGGCAAGCAGGTGAAGAAAATGATTCTGGTTCCCAAAAAGGTTTTAAACATTGTTGTCTCTGGTTAGATTCTTTTTCCTTATCGGTCTTTTGAGCGGGTGTGGCTTCCAACCTATGTATGCCCCCCATCATGGGACGTCAGAAGAACTGACGAAGATTAAGATCAACGTTATCGCAGATCGAACAGGGCAGATGCTCCGCAACAAGCTCTCTCAAAACTTTACACCCCATGGTCATACATCGGCGCATCCTCTTTATGCCCTTGATGTCAGAGTGACTGAAACTCGTTCGGATATCAGTTTTCGTAAAGATGCCACCTCTCGGCGCGCTCAAATTACGATGGTGGCTCATTATAGTTTAAAGAGCCTGGACACTCAAAAAATCGTCACGGCGGGAACTGTTGAAGAGATTTCAGGGTTCTCCATTGGGTCCCAAGCTGATTTTGCGTCTCTGCCCGCTGTTGTGTCCGAGAAAAACACCCGTGAACGCCTTATTGAAGCGCTGGCTCAAGAGATCACCCTTCAGTTGGCAGGATATTTCATTGAGAAGCAAGGATAAGATGTAGTGAAGATTCAAACCTTCTTACCTCTGTTACAAAAAGCGCCCTCTCTTCCAGCTGTTTTTTATCTTTATGGCTCTAACCAAGGTCTTCTTTCATTTCGCGAACAAACCCTTCTTAAAATTCTTAAAGAAACTCATCGTTCTCTGAAAGTTGATGTTCTTGAAAGTTTCGAAGACCTGAATTTTTTGGAGAGCCCGTCCCTCTTCGGAGAGCCCAACGATATAAAGCTGTATCGATTTGATCAACTGACGGAAAAATCTTTAGGGACCCTACAAGAGACAGTGAAAACATTAAACACGTCTCTCTTGTTGATCAGCCAAAGTCTGAATTTTAAATCAAAAGTAACCCAATTTTTGGAAACTCAGCCTCATTGTTATGCCCTTGGCTGTTACCTTCCCGCCCAGGATGAAATCACTCAATATGCGCGTCTGTTCTTAACAAAACATTCGATCACTCTTGATCCCTCTGTTTTTACCGTGTTGATCGACCTTTTGAAAACGAACCTGGAGCAATTTCATCAAAACCTTGAGAAGCTTTCTCTTTATGCTCATAACACCTCAACGTTAACGCTTGAAGACATCGAAAGCCTTTTGATATCAGACCTCAAACCTAATTTTGAGCTGTTATGCCAAGGGGTCTTAACCCGTCAATCGAAAAGTATCATCGAGCGTATGCCCCACAATCTGGACGTTCAAGACAGCATTGCTCTTCACCGTCTCATGCTCCGGTACTTTTTAAATCTTTTTGAGCTACGCCATTCTCTGAACGACCATACGCCGCTTGATAAAGCGCTGACGACACTGTCTCAACCGGTTTATAGTAATCAAGCTAAGATTCTGAAGTCAGTTCTCCCTCTTTGGTCTGTTGGGGGGCTTAAAAGTGTTTTGGGACAACTAGAGATCCTTGATCGCTCTTTAAAATCAGGACTTACAGACATGCGTGAACATTTTCTGGAAATTCTATTAAGGATAGCCTATCTTAAGGATTCTTAAGATATAAATTATAAGGGAAAAGAAATGTTCTCTCTGAAGGAAAGAATTGGATGGCTTCCGGCTGAAATTTGGCCAGTTACGATAGCGAATATGCTTGTGGCCATCTCGACAACCATGGCGTTTAGCATTTCCCCTTTTTATATTACCGCTGTTCTCGGGATCAGTATGTTTTCCATGGGCGCCATGGAAGGCTTTACGGAAGGCCTCTCTCAGATTAGTAAACTTTTCTCTGGGATATCGAGCGACTATTCTCGCAAAAAGAAACCAACGTTGATTTTTGGGGTTCTCATGACAGCGCTCTCAAAGCCATTTTTTATTTTGGCGGCGGGTGTGGGCGGCGTCATGACTTCAAAAATTCTTGAACGTATGAGTAATGGTGTTATCGCGACCCCCAGAGATGCTTATGTGGCCGACATCTCAACCCGTGATACGCGGGGAGCGTGTTATGGCATCATGATGACGGGCAAAACAGTGGGATGCATTATTGGACCTTTTCTCGTAAGCTTTTTAACTTTGTTTACAGAAAATTATCGCGTTCTTTTGTGGATTGGCCTCATTCCGTGTTTGGTTGCCGTTATATTGCTGTGGAAAGGAATGAACGAAGAAGTTTCGGGCACACAAATTAATCTCCCCTTAAAAACTCAAGAAAGTCGCTTATCGTTGAAAGATATCGCGAAGTTGCCCCTTAATTATTGGTCGTTGCTTATCACCTCATCTTTATTCATGTTTGCGCGCTTTAGTGATGGTTTTTTAGCGCTTCGTCTTAAGGAACTGGGAGCTCCAACGTGGTTATGTATGGCGACGATTGGCATTTTTAATGCCATTTCAGCGTTATGTTGCTATCCCATTGGTCGTCTCTCGGATAAAATCGATCGTTCAAAACTGCTCTATTTTTCTTACATTACCCTGTTGTTGTCAAACGTTTGCTTTATTTTTGCGACAGATTTGTGGTTGGGCCTGGTGGGCGTCTTGCTTTGGGGAGCGCAACGGGGAAGTTCACAAATTTTATTTACAGCCATTGTTGCCGATGAATCCCCCAAACGCATCTTGGGAACAGCCATTGGTTTATTTTATATCGTCATAGGGGTTATGTCATTATTAGCAGGAGCTGTTTGCGGTTGGTTTGCTGACGGCGCTTTAGCGTGGTCGTTCGTTTTCGGGGCGTCTGTTTCCACATTGGCTACGATTTCTCTCGCCTTGAGAAATCGTTTCTTTAATCGCCCAACGCCTGTTTCAGAAACACCTGTGGTTGGCCAAGGCGAAACTCTAGAAAAAATGATCGCCTAGAGCTTTTCGTTGTTTTTGGTAAATCTATCCAAAAGTTGATCTAACTGCTCTAGATCTTTAAAATAAAGAGTCAATTGATAGGGCTTATTTTTGAGCGACACCTCGGCTTTTACCCCTAACAAATTACTAATCATCTCTGTAAGCTGTTGATTGTCTCCTATCTCTTCCGGTTCAGCCGTTTTTTGGGGGGACAGTTTTTTGGGAGAGACCTTATTGTGCGTCTCTTGAACGAGTTTTTCAGTTTGTCGAACGGTGAGATTCTGATTAAGAATTTTTTCTGCCAACTCCCGCGCATTGGGCTGCCCCACCAAACTGCGCGCGTGACCCGCCGTTAGTTTTCCTTGACGAACATAGCTTTGAATATCTTCAGGCAACGTTAATAAGCGCAAAATATTGGCGATATGACTGCGACTTTTTCCAATGATTTTTCCAAGCTCTTCTTGCGTATGGTGAAACTCAACCATCAACTTTTGATACCCTTCCGCTTCTTCAAGGGGGTTCAAATCTTGACGTTGCACGTTTTCAATCAGCGCTGTTTCGAGGGCCTCTACGTCGCTTAAGGGGCGCACAATGACGGGGACTTGATCTAATCCAGCCTTTTGAGCCGAACGCCAACGCCGTTCACCGGCGACAATTTCAAAAGGACCTGAATGACCGATCAGAGGTCTCACAATAATGGGTTGCAAAATCCCCTTTTCTTTAACGGAAGCCACCAGGGAGTCCATGTTCTCGTCATCAAAAAGACTACGTGGTTGATAACGGCCTGCCACCAAATCATTAATATTAATCATACGAATTGTATTGGCCGTGTCTTCTGACAAATCAGGGCCAAGAATTGCAGATAATCCGCGACCAAGTGAACGAGATGGATTTACCATTGTGATCCTCCGGCTTGTTTCAATAATATTTCGCTGGCCAAGTGCATATAAGCAATAGAACCCGTGTTTTGCACATCATAAATAACGACGGGTTTTCCGTGGGAAGGCGCTTCAGAAACCCGCACACTCCTCGGAATAACTGTTTTAAAGACTTTATCTTTAAAGTGATAGCGGGCATCTTCGGCCACCTGTGCCGAAAGAGCACTTCGTTTATCAAACATTGTTAAAACGATGCCTGACAGTTTAAGGGTGGGGTTAAAAGTATTCCTGACACGTTTAATAGTTTCAACCAATCGTGCTAAACCATCCAGCGCATAAAATTCACACTGAAGGGGGACGAGTACTTCGTCGGCGGCCACTAGGGCATTCACCGTCAGTAATCCTAAGGCCGGTGGACAATCGATAATAATATACTGATACTCTAAGCGCGCTTGAGCGAGCGCATCTCTCAATTTATACTCCCGCCCCTTCAGAGAAACCAATTCAATTTCAGCCCCAGCCAAATCGCTTGAGGCTGTTGATATATAAAGATTCGGTATTTTTGTACGGCCAATACCTTTTTCGAAGGATGTTCGTCCAATAAGAATATCGTAGGAGCCGGATTTCGTCTGTCGATCAAAATGCCCCATCCCCGTTGAGGCGTTTCCTTGAGGATCTAAATCAATGAGAAGGACTTTTTGTTCGACAGAGGCTAAAGAAGTTGCAAGGTTAACAGCAGTCGTCGTTTTACCAACCCCCCCTTTTTGATTGGCCACGGCTATGATGGTCATCCTCTTCCCCCTTGCGTTGTTTTAAGCTGCTTATTTTTATAATTACCCCACTTTGATCTGTTCGGCTAGGGAATTTTTCAACATTAAAAATCCAAGTTTGGGCGGCTTCGGAAACCTCTTCATCGGTCGTTTTTCCCTTCAAGAAATACCCCTGCACACTATCAGTGCCGAGATGCTGCATATAGGCCATGAGGTGATTCAAGGACGTCAGGGCGCGACTCGTAATAAGAGGAGCGTGTAAGGAGTCAACTGTTTCTATGCGCTGGCAAATCACTTTTGTCTTCAAAGAAAGAACACGACTGACATGGCGCAAAAATGTCGCCTTACGTTCATCTTTTTCAAGGAGAATAACGTCATCGTTTCTGAGAATAGAAAGAACAATTCCCGGGAATCCACCCCCACTTCCCAGATCAACAATTTTCCCTTCTTGAGGAAGAAAATGAAGTAATTGTGCGGAGTCAACCACATGACGCTCCCAGAGCGTAGGAATAGACTCTTTGGAGATAAGATTAAGTTTTTCTTGCCACTTCAACAGTATTTGAACAAAGCCAACAAGTTGAAAAAATGTTTCACGTGAAACACACGCTCCCAACAAGCCACAAAAACGATCGTGCTCCATCGGGTCTAAGTGTTCATAGACTCATAAAAATCAGCGTTGTTCTTCGTCTGACGCAACTTTTCAAGGAGGAACTCCATGGCTTCTTGGGGTCCCATGGGATTTAAGATACGGCGCAAAATCCACATTTTCGCTAATTCCCCCTTATCAACCAACAACTCTTCTTTACGCGTTCCAGAGCGCGTAATGTCTATCGCGGGGAAGACGCGCTTATCTGACAACTTACGATCCAAAATAATTTCACTGTTTCCGGTGCCCTTGAACTCTTCGAAAATAACTTCGTCCATACGCGATCCCGTGTCAATCAAGGCTGTTGCAATAATGGTGAGGGATCCTCCCTCTTCAATATTACGAGCAGCGCCAAAAAAGCGCTTTGGTTTTTGCAGAGCATTGGCATCAACACCCCCCGTTAGCACTTTCCCCGAGGACGGCACG
The sequence above is drawn from the Candidatus Nucleicultrix amoebiphila FS5 genome and encodes:
- the leuS gene encoding leucine--tRNA ligase, with the protein product MALDDRYNPKENEQKWQTVWHDQQSFKADDHPTKPKYYVLEMFPYPSGRIHMGHARNYTIGDVIARFKKAEGFHVLHPMGWDAFGLPAENAAIQNKRPPAEWTHENIAIMKQQLQAMGLSYDWSREICSCDANYYAHEQKIFLDFYTHNFVYRKESFVNWDPVEHTVLANEQVIDGKGWRSGAPIEKRKLQQWYLKITDFAEDLLKGLDTLTQWPEKVITMQRNWIGKSYGATVEFVIEGRSDALKIFTTRPETLFGASFCALSPNHPLAEELSKTNQALADFIIDCNRAGTSLEAIEKMEKRGLDTGLKVVHPFDPTWTLPLYVANFVLMEYGTGAVFACPAHDARDFEFAKKYNLPIKAILHPKDADETFAVQDQAYEGDGILFHSDFMNGISNADALPLAIQKLEDLKKGVATLTYRLRDWGVSRQRYWGCPIPIIHCGVCGVVPVPEKDLPVLLPTDVTFDKPGNPLAHHPTWKNVSCPTCGQAAQRETDTLDTFFESSWYFARFCSPQAPTPFVKEVADTWLPVDQYIGGIEHAVLHLLYARFFTRALKACGYLNIEEPFQRLLSQGMVCHMTYRAHNGDWLLPEEVGFDDAGKPYRLSDHSPVRPGRSEKMSKSKKNVVDSQIFIDAFGADTARLFMISDSPPERDFEWTDAGAQGAWKYLNRLWRYGVSILDDLKTKAPMPTTLNDTELSLRKTVHQTLKTATKDLRVFHLNRYVARLRELSNILFDLNLESVQKPVLKEAFESLLQLLNPVAPHITEELWQRLGHSVMLTETAWPVFDEALAHEDSFTLAVQVNGKLRATLEITEDHPQSEIEALALDDPRVKAQLDGKQVKKMILVPKKVLNIVVSG
- the holA gene encoding DNA polymerase III subunit delta, whose amino-acid sequence is MKIQTFLPLLQKAPSLPAVFYLYGSNQGLLSFREQTLLKILKETHRSLKVDVLESFEDLNFLESPSLFGEPNDIKLYRFDQLTEKSLGTLQETVKTLNTSLLLISQSLNFKSKVTQFLETQPHCYALGCYLPAQDEITQYARLFLTKHSITLDPSVFTVLIDLLKTNLEQFHQNLEKLSLYAHNTSTLTLEDIESLLISDLKPNFELLCQGVLTRQSKSIIERMPHNLDVQDSIALHRLMLRYFLNLFELRHSLNDHTPLDKALTTLSQPVYSNQAKILKSVLPLWSVGGLKSVLGQLEILDRSLKSGLTDMREHFLEILLRIAYLKDS
- a CDS encoding porin encodes the protein MKKFLLGTTAVALGMVTLASPVMAVAQEKFGANRRDTTPSLTFSGEGNFHMMFFKQKQRDIDPAVGALQAPGKGQGTHFEFADTRFNIAVDGKTQGYGEMDYGMLIGLNGDKNETQTIDEARVHLKGEWGTMTAGNTRGIEYTMSVGPLQDVMGGTGGTDGNYTHVVNRTTGVVVKAQPLGRSLDSTKINYYTPRIYGFQAGFSFTPNSRHFGERRLFTLTNTHDGANAIPFDKNHIAAGLNFKHKFNCGIDLAASAIGLWAGSTQQNRGRLAPIGNNFLAPQVVGASGTANRQKTKAYLLGFVLGYGNFEGGFEFIDNMKSQELIGLSDNDAGRIYNFGLAYNIGPDKISASYSHTTRRLGKNAAVPASVNLGRAKANVFSLAAERKLAPGLVFFAEGTYFKYDTNNQMNNANYAGAREWWAVSSSGSASEPNFVDNNRGHVGVLGMRVKF
- the rsmG gene encoding 16S rRNA (guanine(527)-N(7))-methyltransferase RsmG; translated protein: MEHDRFCGLLGACVSRETFFQLVGFVQILLKWQEKLNLISKESIPTLWERHVVDSAQLLHFLPQEGKIVDLGSGGGFPGIVLSILRNDDVILLEKDERKATFLRHVSRVLSLKTKVICQRIETVDSLHAPLITSRALTSLNHLMAYMQHLGTDSVQGYFLKGKTTDEEVSEAAQTWIFNVEKFPSRTDQSGVIIKISSLKQRKGEEDDHHSRGQSKRGGW
- a CDS encoding MFS transporter; its protein translation is MFSLKERIGWLPAEIWPVTIANMLVAISTTMAFSISPFYITAVLGISMFSMGAMEGFTEGLSQISKLFSGISSDYSRKKKPTLIFGVLMTALSKPFFILAAGVGGVMTSKILERMSNGVIATPRDAYVADISTRDTRGACYGIMMTGKTVGCIIGPFLVSFLTLFTENYRVLLWIGLIPCLVAVILLWKGMNEEVSGTQINLPLKTQESRLSLKDIAKLPLNYWSLLITSSLFMFARFSDGFLALRLKELGAPTWLCMATIGIFNAISALCCYPIGRLSDKIDRSKLLYFSYITLLLSNVCFIFATDLWLGLVGVLLWGAQRGSSQILFTAIVADESPKRILGTAIGLFYIVIGVMSLLAGAVCGWFADGALAWSFVFGASVSTLATISLALRNRFFNRPTPVSETPVVGQGETLEKMIA
- the lptE gene encoding LPS assembly lipoprotein LptE — translated: MYAPHHGTSEELTKIKINVIADRTGQMLRNKLSQNFTPHGHTSAHPLYALDVRVTETRSDISFRKDATSRRAQITMVAHYSLKSLDTQKIVTAGTVEEISGFSIGSQADFASLPAVVSEKNTRERLIEALAQEITLQLAGYFIEKQG
- a CDS encoding gamma-glutamyl-gamma-aminobutyrate hydrolase family protein, whose protein sequence is MTTKIQKPLIGITLDYRQSGDYSAYPWFALSHRYVCAVEEAGGIPLLLAPTPATLEAVDHLHGIIFTGGDFDIDPARYGVSMCHPKVKINAHRTNSEMALFEKVFAKKIPILGICGGHQLMNVALGGSLNQHIEDDIANSLVHESNTAHPKGAQRHEPSHTIKIAPDSTLFNILQVTETAVNSSHHQCIKELGKGIIATAWAEDGIIEAIEVVDHPFCLGVQWHPEYHVSPQDPQIFKAFLKATQGIHGA
- a CDS encoding pseudouridine synthase, yielding MSDPHRHRLAKVIAQRGVCSRREAERWIVEGRVHVNGVRVETPATLVSETDIILIDQKPLRSKPVIRLWLYHKPCGLITTHRDPQGRPTVFDQLKSLGPHILSVGRLDLNSEGLLLLTNHGPLARLLEHPSTGLKRTYRVRVQGTLNEQKLNRLRKGMVVEGIHYAPAEVVLDSTPGSSNVWVKMTLTEGKNREIRRLMEAIDCQVNRLIRLSYGPFNLGALPLNGVKEVAEKDFQKFLSKREDDA
- a CDS encoding ParA family protein produces the protein MTIIAVANQKGGVGKTTTAVNLATSLASVEQKVLLIDLDPQGNASTGMGHFDRQTKSGSYDILIGRTSFEKGIGRTKIPNLYISTASSDLAGAEIELVSLKGREYKLRDALAQARLEYQYIIIDCPPALGLLTVNALVAADEVLVPLQCEFYALDGLARLVETIKRVRNTFNPTLKLSGIVLTMFDKRSALSAQVAEDARYHFKDKVFKTVIPRSVRVSEAPSHGKPVVIYDVQNTGSIAYMHLASEILLKQAGGSQW
- a CDS encoding ParB/RepB/Spo0J family partition protein is translated as MVNPSRSLGRGLSAILGPDLSEDTANTIRMININDLVAGRYQPRSLFDDENMDSLVASVKEKGILQPIIVRPLIGHSGPFEIVAGERRWRSAQKAGLDQVPVIVRPLSDVEALETALIENVQRQDLNPLEEAEGYQKLMVEFHHTQEELGKIIGKSRSHIANILRLLTLPEDIQSYVRQGKLTAGHARSLVGQPNARELAEKILNQNLTVRQTEKLVQETHNKVSPKKLSPQKTAEPEEIGDNQQLTEMISNLLGVKAEVSLKNKPYQLTLYFKDLEQLDQLLDRFTKNNEKL
- a CDS encoding DUF3576 domain-containing protein, translating into MAKVTYILGSSFIAIALLGGCASDAIKNDEDIPGRREQRYKDIGKLFGDDTFAIGPKAHEEEPTSGIGVNSYLWRAALDTISFMPLKSADPFGGVILTEWYSPPATPNERFKIDIRILDRQLRADGVKVSIFKQDLQGNQWIDMTIDTQRATDIEDAILTRARQIKMNM